The following DNA comes from Cyanobacteriota bacterium.
GCAAAAGTCGGCATTATCATTAGACTTGTTTTGAAGATGGACGAAGATACTAGCCAGATAAAAGTTAATAAATTAGCTATTACTGTGGTATAATACCAATAGGAGCTAATATATTGTCCTTTATTTTAAATCACTTTGGGGATATTTTACTGGATATCAAAGAGCAAGCAAGAGCTTTGCGCTTGTCACAAAACTTAAGCCAAGAGGGGCTAGCTAAAAGATCAGGAGTTAGCTTAGCCAGTCTAAAACGTTTTGAAGCGAGTGGAAAAATTTCTCTGGAGTCTTTATTAAAGTTAGCTCAAGTACTTGGTGCCTTAGAAGATTTCAAATCTCTTTTCAAAGCAAAAGAATTAAAAAGCCTTGATGAAATTATTGACAATGATAAAAGAAGAGAGAGGGGAATGAGAAAATGAAGTTCAAAACAATAAAACAACTCAATGTTTTCCTTGACTGGGGTGATGAAAAATTTTTCATCGGAAGACTTGCTATTAGTGATAGAAAAATTTATTTTGAGTACGATGATGATTTTTTGAATTTAAATCTAGAGATTTCCCCCTTCAAACTGCCTGCAAGAGCAGGAGTACAAAGTCATAACGATTATATCTTTGAAGGTTTGTTCGGGGTTTTTAATGACAGTCTACCAGATGCTTGGGGCAAACTTTTACTTGATAGAAGACTAAGGTCACAGAATGTGCAACCAGAAAATTTGACTGTTCTTGATAGGCTAGCTTATGTGGGTTCCTTTGCAATGGGATGTTTAAGTTATGAACCTGATTATACTGATTATGCTATTCCAAACCAATGCATAGATATAGAAACTGTTGCCAGAGAATCTTTACTCACTCTAGAGGGAAATGTTGAAACTGCCATCTATGATCTGCTGAGCCTTAATGCTTCAGCTGGTGGAGCCAGACCCAAAATCGCAGTAGGGATTAGTCCCGATAAACAGAACCTAATACATGGTTCTATAGTTTTGCCAAATGATTATGAACATTGGTTGATTAAGTTTCCAGCCTTAAATGATCGTGAGGATATAGGCAAAATTGAATATGAATACAGCTTGATGGCAAAAGCAGCTGGTATAGAGATGCCTGAAACCTATTTGTTTAATAAAAAATTTTTTGGGGTAAAGAGATTTGATAGAGAAAGAGGTAGACGTTTACACATACACACTGCATCAGGTTTATTGCACGCTGACCATCATTACCCTAGTTTAGATTACAAAAACTTACTAAAGCTAACTTTCGCTCTAACAAAAGATATACGTGAAGTAGAGAAAGTTTATCGCTTAGCAGTATTCAATGTTCTAGCCCACAACCGTGACGATCATAGCAAAAATTTTTCCTTCATTATGAGCAGAGAAGGAGAATGGAAGTTTGCACCTGCTTATGATTTGACTTATTCACATGGGCCAGCCAGCGAGCATAGTATGTTAGTTGCAGGAGAAGGAAAAAACCCAGGCAAAAAAGAACTAATGAGTTTAGCTGAAGATTTTGACTTGTCCAGAGCAGATGAGATTTTTTTAGAAGTTAAGACTGCAATCAAATAAGTTAACACCTATGATCCTTAAATTGACCGCATTGCGCGCGGTTGCTACCTTTGTTTGAGCGACCTGTACATC
Coding sequences within:
- a CDS encoding type II toxin-antitoxin system HipA family toxin; protein product: MKFKTIKQLNVFLDWGDEKFFIGRLAISDRKIYFEYDDDFLNLNLEISPFKLPARAGVQSHNDYIFEGLFGVFNDSLPDAWGKLLLDRRLRSQNVQPENLTVLDRLAYVGSFAMGCLSYEPDYTDYAIPNQCIDIETVARESLLTLEGNVETAIYDLLSLNASAGGARPKIAVGISPDKQNLIHGSIVLPNDYEHWLIKFPALNDREDIGKIEYEYSLMAKAAGIEMPETYLFNKKFFGVKRFDRERGRRLHIHTASGLLHADHHYPSLDYKNLLKLTFALTKDIREVEKVYRLAVFNVLAHNRDDHSKNFSFIMSREGEWKFAPAYDLTYSHGPASEHSMLVAGEGKNPGKKELMSLAEDFDLSRADEIFLEVKTAIK
- a CDS encoding helix-turn-helix transcriptional regulator, producing MLNHFGDILLDIKEQARALRLSQNLSQEGLAKRSGVSLASLKRFEASGKISLESLLKLAQVLGALEDFKSLFKAKELKSLDEIIDNDKRRERGMRK